The segment TTTGGTTTAATAATAAAGCCAGTTTTGGATTGTGATTGCTCTTCCATTTGGATCAGTGCTGGATGCATACATTGTGTGCCTGACGGTGCTGTGTAAATGCAGAGAATGTATGGTGATTGAAATGTATGACCTGGACTTGTGTAATAGAACGATGAGGCCTACCGATTAATCTTACTACACTCATTGACAGCCTGTCCTCATTCGATCTCACTTAGTGTAGGAGACATACACTCTTCAGGCTTACAATCAGAAACCAAAGACTTTACATAATTCAGGATCCAGGCAAAGGCACTGACTTCAGGTGGGCTTTCTGTCACAGTTCCTAATGTTTGGCTAGGATTGTCGTTCATGAGAACTGAGCCAGATTCTGTAGCTGGGCAGTAAGATTATCGAAACCATAAGTGAAAATATTGACTTATTTTATAAAGTTAAACGTGTGTCCCGGAGAACTAAAAGCTGGGAACAATAGTTGTTTTGAAATGCATACGTTTTCCTTTCGAAtgtaccattaaaaaaaaatttattccattttttttattgtgttagATTAGTAAATATTTTAGCAGCTCATGAATATTATTATGTAAACATGGAAAATAACACAATGATTAATGCTAAAAAATCTAAAGATACTTTCCCTATACTATTCACATCCGTCAATATTTCTCTCCATAGTTCCCCTTTTTACATGCATATACACCTATACATGTATTAACTCATACATGCACATACCCAGGTGTGTACTTACACAGACcaacacgcatacacatacacacctgtaCATACATCCCCATAGCCTGCTACAGTTTCAggctgtctttttttaaatgatctaaAGATAACACATGGAAAATACCccaaaatattgtaatatatttccATACATATTCATTCAGGAGCTTGTTGTGATTGTGTCTCTGTTTCATCATTAGTACTAATCTTAATTTGCTTTTTGTTTAGGACTACAATGACTTCATTCCTCCAGAGGTGTACATAAAGCACACTAACTGGGAAGATGTGTGCATGTGGGAACCATCACATACCAAAGTCCAGGTGTGTGCATTCTCACATAAATGTCCTCTGTTCTTTGTATCGCTGATATCTGAATCTAGTGTTtttgaaaatagaaaatgtataaaagtaGTCATTTGTAATTCTCTCCGACAAAGAACTTGTAAAGTCTtaagctttttttccttctcgcCTGTGTCTCCAGGACTACAGATCGAAGCCCTTCTGCTGCACTGGCTGCCTCTTTTCCTCCAAGTACTTCTCTGCCTACAAGAGCCATTTCCGCAACGTCCACAGCGAGGACTTTGAGAACAACATTCTGCTTAACTGCCCCTACTGCACTTACAATGGCAACAAAAAGACTCTGGAAACGCACATCAAACTGTTCCACATGCCCAACAGCACCGTGCGGCAGGGCCCCGGCGGGATGGTGGCGGGAGCCGGCGGTCTCATGATTAAGGATGGGGTGCTGAAAAGGACCGGGGACAGTGTGGAACAGGCGGTGTACTACTGCAAGAAGTGCACCTACAGGGACCCTTTGTACAATGTGGTGCGAAAGCACATCTACCGGGAACACTTCCAGCAAGTGGCCCAGTCCTATATTGTGAAACCGGGGGAGAAGACTCAGAATGGTGGCTCAGCAGGAGCCACAGAGagcaataacacaaacaatgtgAACAGTAACCAGATTCACTGCAAGAAGTGTCTGTTTGTCCCGAGGACCTACGAGgcactggtccaacacgtcATAGAGGACCATGAGAGGATTGGCTACCAGGTGACCGCCATGATTGGGCACACCAGCGTCATCGTCCCCCGTCCCAAACCCATCATCATGATCCCCCCCAAAACCCAGGGGGACAAGACCATCATCGGGATGGGCCCCAAAGGCGCAGTAATGGCCACGACCAGGCCTGCCGGCTCACAGCAGATGGGTCGGGTTATCGTCTCCTCAAAGACGGGCTTCAACGCCCAAAGTTTTCTATCTGGGATGAAACACGACGGAATACGGTTGAAGGCTGGCACCACCCAGTCTTTCTCTATTGGCGGCCAGCAGGTGAGGGTTACTTTACCGGGCAACGCCCAAGTTTCTGTGCCCCACGCAGCAAAGCAGCTTATTTCGGCTGGCAACCTGCGGAGTCCAGTTGTGGTCAACGCCTCCTCTTCACTTAAATCCAACCCTCTGGGCTCACGCGTCCAAGCGGCTGCGACCACCGTCGCCTCCGTCACGGCTAAGAAGGGTGGCTCCTCGGTCCTCGGCACATCCTACACCCAGAAGTGGAAGATCTGCACTATCTGCAATGAGCTCTTCCCAGAAAACGTGTACAGCTCCCACTTTGAGAAGGAGCACAAAGCGGAGAAGGTGCCCGCGGTCGCCAACTACATCATGAAGATCCACAACTTCACCAGCAAGTGTCTGTACTGCAACCGCTATCTCCCCAGCGACACGCTGCTAAACCACATGCTGATTCACGGCCTGTCTTGCCCACACTGCCGTGCCACCTTCAACGACGTTGAGAAGATGGTGGCCCACATGCGGTTGTCGCACCCGGACGAGAGTGTTGGGCCGCGCACGGATTCccccttgacctttgacctcacccTGCAGCAGGGCAATCCCAAAAATGTTCAGTTGATCGTCACGACGTACAACATGAGAGACGCGCCGGAGGAGTCAGTGGCGTTCCACGCTCAGAACAACAACATCTCCGCGTCAGCAGCCTTGACTGCCTCCCTAATATCAGGCAAGAGGCTACTGCCGCAGCAGCCGCCCAAAACACCCTCAGGGGCAGCTGACAGTGCACCAGCCAAGAGTGCACCACAGGCATCTGTACCCTACAAGAGGGACGTGGGCAAGACGCTGTGTCCTCTTTGCTTCTCTATCCTCAAGGGCCCAATCTCAGACTCACTGGCCCACCACCTAAGAGAGAGGCACCAGGTGATCCAGACAGTCCACCCTGTAGAAAAGAAACTGACCTACAAGTGTATTCACTGCTTGGGGGTTTACACAAGTAACATGACGGCCTCCACCATCACCCTACACTTGGTGCACTGTCGAGGTGTAGGGAAAACCCAAAACGGGCAGGACAGTCGGGTGGCCCACTCTTCCCGGGTCAACCAGCCCCAGAGCAGCGCCCTGAAACGGGCTAGCTTTGATAGCTCTGACACTAGTGCACCGAAACGAAGGAGGCCGCCCGGGGAAAGAGCCCATCCGCGGGACATCAACGGTCCATCGGCGTTTGTAGAAAATCCCGACGAGCCCGTAGTTTTGGCTCTTGACCCCAAAGGACATGAGAACGAGTCATACGAGTCCAGGAAGGCGTTTCTAACGCAGTATTTCAATCAGGCGCCGTATCCCACTCGGCGAGAGGTGGAGAAGCTCGCCGCCAGTCTCTGGCTGTGGAAATCGGACATCTCCAGCCACTTTGGCAACAAAAGGAGGAAATGCGTGCAGGAATGCGAAACCCAGAACGCCAGCGTGTTGCTCGGTTTCAGTATGCACAAGCTCAGTAAAGTGAGTCACGAGCTGGCGTTTGTCCCGGATGGTGCATACGAGGGCATGCACAACAAGAGACGAACTTCCAGGACGCACCTAGGGGTGTCGGAGCAGGCCCTCCGGAAACACAGGGAGCTCGTGGCTGCCAATGGTGGAGTGGCGCCGCCACAGAGGGGAAAGCCAAGAGGGACTTTGGTTGCTACCAAAGCACCGCCATCCGCCCCAAAACCCAACAGTGCCATCAGAGACCAAACCAAGACAATCAACAGCACCTTAACACAGAAAATACCTCTAGACCTTTCGGAGCCCATCGCCATTGACTCTGACAGTGATGGGGAAGAGCAGCAGAAGGATAACAAGGAGGGAGAGGTacatctccatggcaaccaacTGCTCACTGAAGCTACGGAGAGAATGGAGCCGGGGACAGAGGCTAAGAGCATTTCAAATCTAGAAGATACGTCGGACGAAGATGACGaagatgacgacgacgacgatgaagatgatgatgatgatgacgacgaggacgacgacaaCATCAACGAAGAGGCACATGTAGAGAATGGCTTCGGCCCCGCAGAGGCTGCAGGAAGGCAGGCTGCTAAAGAAAGAGACGCTCATCCCATCATTATTCCTAAGTTTGTACCGTCGTCTGCAAGAAGCAGGAGAGACGGGGCCCAGCTGGGCAAGCAGCAGGTCTGACTGATAAAGACTCGCAGTCAGAGCGACACTTTAGTTTTGATCCACGCCAACAAATCTGCCTCGCCTGAGCCGAAGGACACGGCCCAGCACCTCCCTGGGTTTCTGCGACGAGGAGAGATCTCAAAACAAGCCATCCAGTGACTTTTAAAGGCAGGACTCAACGAGCAGCTAGGATCCATGTAAAGATTtgtgaacacatttttaatgtttccttcccccgtgtgggagggggaggtgcaAAGACAACAGACAAGTCACACCAAACAAatagaattcttttttttttctttttctttttgtgctgCCTTCGCTATACTTTATTACATTGAGATAAGGAGTTATTAATGTTGATTTAGCCACTGAACTTGTGAATGTGGCTTAAAATATTGAGTTGTCGTGAGGTAAAGCTTTTAAGCTGACCAGATAATCCaccattttttttcatgtagTTCTATCCAAGATGGGTAGTGTAAATTTGTACAGTCTTTTAGACATGTTTGGACAGACGTTGCCGTACATGTACCCTTAAATATTTGCTATTACCTGTATGTAAGGTAGCCTCATATGTTCTACATCGGTATGCTTAACGATAGTTGTCGCTTTGGTGGCTGGTATTTTCTTGTACgtttaagtttattttttaacaaaaacctagttttttttgcaaaataatatatctatatataaatgaaataacagaattgatttgtttttgctttaaacctgattagattttatttttttgtatttccttttttaatttaatttttgtatGATTTCTTTTCTGAAAGATTAGTGGCGCTGAGCTGCTGTTCTTCTCTTACAGTTTTAAAGGATAATTTTACCAACCCTTTGCAGCCTTATGCTCATTAGCATTTACTCTACTTGCTTTCTGTTTTCAGTTTGAACTTGATGGCGTTTCTTTGCCCCCACGAGACTGGACGGTAACAACCATACCATAACAACacaaaagtgaaagaaaaatgaTCTTCAATTTGTGTTCTTTgaattgtgtgtatttgttttatgttttcattatcCACTTAAGCATTTATGAACAATAAAGTGCTGTAATTGTGCTTCTCACAGAACTAAAGGCTACGCCAGTTTCTTTGTTCAGAGGGATTAGCAGATAAAATGTTTCCTGACGCTCGAGCACtagtcttttatttcctttagaTAATGAGGATTGTAAATCAGCTTTTGTCTAAACGCCCTGTTGCAAAGTGTTCGTACTAGAGTACACCAGTAAATTAAGGGCCTTTATTTAGGTTCAAAGGGGGCTATACAGGACTCGTCAGCGGAGGCTAAAGGTTGATGGTTCAAAAATGATCTCTGGTGCATTGCTGGCTGGCTTTAGGCCTCTGAACGTCGTGCCCACGCCCACATAAGGCCACAACCCGTGATGAGGGATCACAAGGAGACATTGCTTAATTTTTAGGGGTCAATGCCAAGAAGGTTTTTGACATCCTTAACACCAACCAAATGTTGCTCAATGCTGAAACAAATTGCTCAACTAGAAACTGCAAaccagtgttttgtttgttgcattCAAAAGTGTAAACCAGTGGGACATCAGGGATACAGCTACAGTGTAGCTCAATGCAGTTGGAGGGCAGCAGGTCAAGACTGGCAGCAAAGCCTTTTAGTTCACATTGACACTGATCAGCTTCACCAAAGCAATGCAAGACACGCAATGTTTTTAAAGTATGTGCATACACTGAGCAAACAGGGCGAATAGGCAAGTTTTAGTACAATATTAAAGAGGCatattgtaaaatattattatttccttCAAGCTGGACAATAGAGCTGAAATGGTCACATTGCCACGAGGGATACTTTGTAATTTAAGTTTACAGCCGTTTGTTGACCGTCTAAAAATAGTTCCAGTAATATGCAGCATTGCTTGGTAACCACGATTAAGTTGCCTACCAATTTAGCCTCACAAAATCAAAACGGTGTTCAGGTGTAACAGGAAAAATGAGTTCACCGGCATGAACTGTGCAGAGGGACGATTTCACAGATTAGGCCTCgttattattttgtttggaCCGCATAAATTACAGGTGACGGAGAAGGTAATTGGAAGGTTTTGAGCTGTGCCGTCCTCGGGTTACAGCGCGGTGAAACCCCTGGTCGCTCTCCATACAACCACAACCAGTTGGTTGCCTGCGACGAGCTCCACATTTGAAGTAAACCTCGTTTGAACGTCCCTTGTTTCTGGGTGCGCAGCGAGGTGTttcatgaaaacatgaaacggaataaatgatgtgtttgtcAGAGGGCTACAATATGTGTTCTGGTTACACGGCTGTAGCAAAATGGAGCCTCTGTGCATGTTGCCAAAGGTACGACGTTGAAAAGCCTTGGGAGGAGATGGAACGCTACCTTATTAACCCTTTGCCGAGGTGAATGGCCCCTTCCCAGAGTAGGGATCAATCAGGCCGGTTGCGCGCTCCTCCCGAACCAGGTGAATGGAGCCAGGTCAGATGCCTACTTtctctctttatatattttaacctCTGAGTGTTTAATTAAATTGCCACCCTGTGTCGCCCTGGGATGAGGAATCTAAAATGGAGGGAAATTACCCCAGtgcaagagggagagaggcaagACTCCTTGGCTGGCTAGTCAGTGTTGCTATGCTGTTGTAAGGAGTGAgtaagagagggagggagggagtggtgGGGGAGGCtgaaggagcgagagagagaggcctggCAGACTGTGGGGGAGGCGGAGGCCTCATCTGCAGTGCTGTGTGCAGAAGGAGCGCTTAACAGCCTTTCAAAGGGGGGAGGGCAGGGggagatgagagggagagaaggagggaggcaaAAAGGGGTGGGGAAGGGAGCTGGGGCGGGGGGGCAGGGATGGGAGAgcgtgagagggagagaaggagggaggcaaAAAGGAAGGGGTGGGGAAGGGGGctgagggagggaaggggagagggagagaaggagggaggcaaAAAGGAAGGGGTGGGGAAGGGAGctgggggagggaaggggagagggagagaaggagggagggaggcaaaaAGGAAGGGGTGGGGAAGGGAGctgggggagggaaggggagagggagagaaggagggagggaggcaaaaAGGAAGGGGTGGGGAAGGGAGCTGGGGGAGGGaacgggagagggagagaaggagggagggaggcaaaaAGGAAGGGGTGGGGAAGGGagctgggggagggagggggagggaaggggagagggagagaaggagggaggcaaAAAGGAAGGGGTGGGGAAGGGAGctgggggagggaaggggagagggagagaacgaGGGAGGCAAAAAGGAAGGGGTGGGGAAGGGAGctgggggagggaaggggagtCGGAGAGGGGTGGgagagcgtgagagagagaaggagggaggcaaAAAGGAAAGGGTGGGGAAGGGAGctgggggagggaaggggagagggagagaaggagggaggcaaAAAGGAAGGGGTGGGGAAGGGAGctgggggagggaaggggagtCGAATAGGGATGGGAGAGCGATGGAGGGTAagcaaagaggagaagaaaggggggTGGAGGTGACAGGGGCAGGCtgaggaggggaggagtggGGGAGGAGGTATAGGAGGAGGTGGCAGGGGCAGGCCGAGAAGTggtgtggggggaggaggagagatggagaggagcaggagggaagGTGGTCGTGGTGTAGAGACTGGCGCCCCCTGTAGCcagaggagagacacagagaggcccctatgtgtgtgcgtgtgtgtgcgtgtgcgtgtgtgtctgtgcgtgcatGTCAGACACAAAGGCTGCCGAGACAGAACAGCCCTACTTGCACTTAACAGAGGGGAGGCTGATTGGTTGAACTGAGCACAGGTCACCTGACCTGCAGCCCTCGTCCACCTGAGAGGGAAGAACTGGttgggagaaggagaagagaggggggcaCACATAGAAAATGGGGCCGTGCGCACAAGTTGCAACGGAACAACAGCTGCGGTGGAGCCGCTGGTGGCGCCCCCTACCGTTAGATTATTCagctaaataataatgaaaactaATTTGCCCACGTGAGTGCGAGTGGAAGTGGCCCTCCTGATGTCGTGGCTACTACATTTCCACATGTCCTCCTCACCCTCTGAATATTGCATGTCGCCTGAGGTCATCTAGATCATGGTGCCACACAAACTGGGACAATGACACTAGCtcagagacggaggaggagagaggacggggaggaggggggggggggggaaggctaAAGAAAGGCCTTGCAGACTGCGGGGGAGACTCGGCCTCTTCTGCAGTACTGGgtgatgtgcgtgtgtgtgtgtgtgtgtgtgtgtgtgtgtgtgtgtgtgtgtgtgagtgtgtggggggggttgcAGCAGAGGAGGCGGCTGGAAAAGGGTGAActggagagagaaggggggtggggggagaagaTGGGTTGCACACACCTCTCCCGCTGCTAGCGCCTCCTGCAGTTCAAACGGCCTCACTACGCGGCGCAAAAATGATTAATGGGAAAAGAAATATGATGAGATTGAATGATTCAGTAGGCAGAGAAGAGCAAGGTAATAcaaggacggggggggggggcagaaaagAGGGGCGAGACCCTGTAAAAAGATGGAAGTCATTCCCGCTGGCGGTAAGACCGAGGAGACGTGAGAGGGGGAGATGGCATACGGAGGAGTcataaaggaggagaggagatcaCAAGCAGAGGATAATGGGGGGAGGTGAAAATAAATCCGGCTTCAGACTGCCATCTTGGTGGGCATATATAGTGGCATTATCCATCTTGACAGTACATGGACAAGGTCAGGGCCGAGGGTCAGCACAGAGGAGAACTGTCAGTGTCGAGCAAATACGTGCCGAGTGTATGAAAGACTTTAAATATTTTAGCCAGCTCTGGTCAGTgggttccccccccccgccaccctTCCGCTCTACTTCTGGCCTTTGACCCCTGAAATTGAGGCGGTGGCTAATCGTGACTAACCTGGCCGGCCACATGGTTTGTTGGGCGAAGAAGCCGTCATTGAAAGCTTTTTGGAAAAGGTACTTTCAAAAGACTCGGCAGGTGATTGGATAAACTACCTGTCAatcagaagagagaaaaaaaaaaggccttccGTGTCTTTCTACGCCAGTAGCTCCTAACAGGACGTCGGTCCGTGCACTGGCTTCTCACGTGATCGCTTGACATCGCGATAATCTGGCTGATGTGCAAGGTTAAACTTGTGACGCTCCGCCACGAGTTATGGGCATAGGGTGGTCAAGGACATTTAGAGGCCCAAAAGTATCAGTCAAGGTCAAACAATTGAGTATATcccttatttaaaaaaaacaacatatagaCATTtcagttaaatgtgtgtattctcTTACTTGACAAATTTCCGCTGGTTGATTTAGATTTTTTCCCTTCACATTGGGAACGCAGAGTGACTGATTTTAGTTTCACAAATAGACTTTGCCCGTGTGAAAGGTGAATCAAACTTTCCAGGATGTTGCATGAATAAAGCTGCAGCTGGTGACACCATCACCTCACTGGATGGGAAGGGACGGAATgagggtgtgcatgtgtgcgcttgtgtgcgTGCCTGATTGGGAGGCTAATACATCCATGGAAAGGATTTTACTGGCACCACTCGTAGGCGTAAAGAGGACGTCTGCTACATCACATTGACCATGGTGGGTGGCGTGAGACGCTAGGGGAGGGAGGTCCGACACGTTCTCTATATAGAGCTGTGTACAAAGCAGgttggggcggggggggggggggggggggagtgaagatgaaaatgtttttctgcTGATTGTTTCTTGACTTGATGACACACATCTGTATGATCTGTTGGTGTTCTAAAAAGAAGTCAGAATAACCAGgtccagaggtcagaggtcaagtttTGAGACAACACAACGGCTCTAGCGTTGTCTATTCTCGTTCGAGAACACTTTAGGCAGACAGATGTTTGCCAACGTCGCACCTGAACCGGTTCTGTCCAGCTGGAGGACAGTATCCTCGGTCACCACCTGGCCTTGCTGCCATGACAATATTTTTTTGGTGCAAAAAGTTATTTGTTTCTCCGCCCTTGGAGTTGTTTCGGCTCCTTCAGTTGGCTCAATGGGAGCTCTGCATCACAAGCGATTTTAAAAAGTCTGCAAAGTGCACACTAAATGCGCTCAAGATGTatttatgattaaaaaaaataaaagccatgTTTTTCTGTGTTGGATCTCAGGCCAGATTACAATTAGATCCACATACATTTCTGGAAAGCACTGGCGGTTTGGGAGGGGGAGAATCTAAATCTAATTcgggatatacaaaataaatgtgtaaagcTGTGAGTAAATGGTTCACACATGTTGGTGTACAAAATGATGTCAGTTTGCTCgtctgtaaaatgtgttttgctttAAAGCCAGACTTCCGAGAAAAAGAGGAACAACACAATCGTCTGCCTACAAAACTCACCCTTGTTTACTCCATCACACTGATGGTCGTTGCTGCTGGACACCAGTATGGGAGTGTTATACTGGCCATACTAATCAGTAAAGTTCTGGTGTCTGATGTTagccaacaaaacaaatgtttccaaATCAAAAACCCTGGCTGGACAGAAACATGCGGCTACTGCTTGGAGCAAGGGACGCCGCTTTCAGGTCTGGTGACATAGCGGCCTACAAAAATGCCCGGAGGGACCTGAAGAAAGGCATCAGGGAGGCCAAGCGCAGATACAAACAACGCATTAAAAGACACTTTGAGAATAACGACCCCCGGAGCATTTGGAGAGGAATTAAAACCTTGACTGACTACAAGAGCAGCACCACACAGATCAGTCAGTGACTTCCCCGACACCCTGAACCACTTCTTTGCCCACTTTGATAGACAGCACGGCGGAGCAACAGCTGAGAAGACCCagcccgaggaggaggagcagacactcttcctccagcaccaccaggTGAGGTCTGCTCTGGGGAGGATCGACATCACCAAGGCAGCGGGACCAGACAAAGTGTCGGGGCGCACACACTGAAGACCTGTGCCGACCGGCTGGCAGGGGTGTTCACTCACATCTTCAACCTCTCTCTGCAACAATCTGCAGTCCCCACCTGCCTTAAAGCCACCACCATTGTCCCTGTCCCGAAAAAGACCGCAGTCACCTGCCTCAACGACTACCGCCCAGTCGCCCTGACCCCAGTCATCACCAAGTGCTTCGAGAGGATGATCCTATCGCACATCAAGAACGTCCTCCCAGCAGATCTAGACAGCCACCAGTTTGCCTACTGAGCAAACAGGTCTACGGAGGACGCGGTCTCCATCACCCTTCAAACAGCCCTGTCTCACCTGGAGCACCCTAACACATACGTCAGGATGCTCTTCATTGACTTCAGCTCGGCCTTCAATACCATCATCCCCCATAAACTGGTGCATAAACTCAAAAACCTTGGACTTTCCACATCACTCTATTCATGGATTCTGGACTTTCTATCAAACAGACCACAGAATGTGAGGATAGGGAACCTGACATCGACAACCACCATCCTGAACACTGGTGCAcctcagggctgtgtgctcagcccaGTCTTTTTCACCCTTTTCACCCAGGACTGCTCGCCCATCTATTCCGCCAACAAAATAGTGACGTTTGCTGACGACACCACTGTGGTGGGACTCATCTCAAACAACGATGAGACGCACTACAGACAGGAGGTCCAACATCTGGCTGAGTGGTGCTCGGACAACAACCTGGTCCTGAATACCACCAAGACCAAGGAAGTCATCGTGGACTTCAGGAGATCCAGGAAGACCACACCCTCT is part of the Cyclopterus lumpus isolate fCycLum1 chromosome 7, fCycLum1.pri, whole genome shotgun sequence genome and harbors:
- the adnpb gene encoding activity-dependent neuroprotector homeobox b yields the protein MFQLPVNNLGSLRKARKNVKRVLGDIGLEFCRDHLEDYNDFIPPEVYIKHTNWEDVCMWEPSHTKVQDYRSKPFCCTGCLFSSKYFSAYKSHFRNVHSEDFENNILLNCPYCTYNGNKKTLETHIKLFHMPNSTVRQGPGGMVAGAGGLMIKDGVLKRTGDSVEQAVYYCKKCTYRDPLYNVVRKHIYREHFQQVAQSYIVKPGEKTQNGGSAGATESNNTNNVNSNQIHCKKCLFVPRTYEALVQHVIEDHERIGYQVTAMIGHTSVIVPRPKPIIMIPPKTQGDKTIIGMGPKGAVMATTRPAGSQQMGRVIVSSKTGFNAQSFLSGMKHDGIRLKAGTTQSFSIGGQQVRVTLPGNAQVSVPHAAKQLISAGNLRSPVVVNASSSLKSNPLGSRVQAAATTVASVTAKKGGSSVLGTSYTQKWKICTICNELFPENVYSSHFEKEHKAEKVPAVANYIMKIHNFTSKCLYCNRYLPSDTLLNHMLIHGLSCPHCRATFNDVEKMVAHMRLSHPDESVGPRTDSPLTFDLTLQQGNPKNVQLIVTTYNMRDAPEESVAFHAQNNNISASAALTASLISGKRLLPQQPPKTPSGAADSAPAKSAPQASVPYKRDVGKTLCPLCFSILKGPISDSLAHHLRERHQVIQTVHPVEKKLTYKCIHCLGVYTSNMTASTITLHLVHCRGVGKTQNGQDSRVAHSSRVNQPQSSALKRASFDSSDTSAPKRRRPPGERAHPRDINGPSAFVENPDEPVVLALDPKGHENESYESRKAFLTQYFNQAPYPTRREVEKLAASLWLWKSDISSHFGNKRRKCVQECETQNASVLLGFSMHKLSKVSHELAFVPDGAYEGMHNKRRTSRTHLGVSEQALRKHRELVAANGGVAPPQRGKPRGTLVATKAPPSAPKPNSAIRDQTKTINSTLTQKIPLDLSEPIAIDSDSDGEEQQKDNKEGEVHLHGNQLLTEATERMEPGTEAKSISNLEDTSDEDDEDDDDDDEDDDDDDDEDDDNINEEAHVENGFGPAEAAGRQAAKERDAHPIIIPKFVPSSARSRRDGAQLGKQQV